In a single window of the Neoarius graeffei isolate fNeoGra1 chromosome 28, fNeoGra1.pri, whole genome shotgun sequence genome:
- the LOC132875423 gene encoding proteinase-activated receptor 3-like, whose amino-acid sequence MEMYNDTNNSLSLSGNVSVTEKTVFEMCSHMPEFILFYMVLQCINMFMGIPANLMVLWLIHRKRSDSSTSDIFIWHLAVLDTLFCLIPPLELANLLYLTTSTTWYILRFFYGVKDSSALFLACICMDRYMAVRHPIIFSNLKDRNHRPVCAGVMWFITLVYAILMCTGTIPNSVKVFTVMIMATFAFMLFCNISILWALKRSGPGRDDMHLVKKRAFKMVLIILAIIVFNYFPPIALFPFQQYFSPDMFKCYINFLAFGFMDISSSIQPVLYLSNKKLQCPAWCCVCCNAKDTETGKTTESSTVYTTSG is encoded by the coding sequence ATGGAGATGTATAATGACACCAATAACTCGCTGTCCCTGAGCGGAAATGTCTCTGTAACTGAAAAGACTGTATTTGAGATGTGCAGCCACATGCCTgaattcatcctgttctacatggtcctGCAGTGTATTAACATGTTCATGGGCATCCCAGCCAACCTCATGGTTCTGTGGCTGATCCACCGTAAGCGGAGCGACTCGTCCACGTCAGACATCTTCATCTGGCACCTGGCTGTGCTGGACACCTTATTCTGCCTCATCCCACCATTGGAGCTGGCCAACCTGCTTTACCTGACCACCAGCACCACCTGGTACATTCTGCGCTTCTTCTATGGCGTCAAGGACTCGTCGGCACTCTTCCTGGCGTGTATCTGCATGGACCGCTACATGGCTGTGCGCCATCCCATCATTTTCTCCAACCTGAAAGACCGGAACCATCGTCCTGTGTGCGCCGGTGTCATGTGGTTCATCACGCtagtgtatgccatactgatgtgCACGGGCACCATCCCAAATTCCGTAAAAGTGTTCACGGTCATGATCATGGCCACGTTTGCGTTCATGCTCTTCTGCAACATCTCCATCCTGTGGGCGCTGAAGCGATCTGGTCCAGGCAGGGACGACATGCATCTGGTCAAGAAGAGAGCTTTTAAGATGGTTCTGATTATTTTAGCTATCATAGTCTTTAACTACTTCCCTCCTATAGCGCTCTTCCCATTTCAGCAATATTTCTCTCCTGACATGTTTAAatgttatattaatttcttagctTTTGGCTTCATGGACATCAGCAGCAGCATTCAGCCCGTCCTGTACCTGTCCAATAAGAAACTGCAGTGTCCAGCGTGGTGCTGCGTGTGCTGCAACGCTAAAGACACAGAGACTGGAAAAACAACGGAGTCATCCACGGTGTACACTACTAGTGGATAG